The following coding sequences are from one Geodermatophilus normandii window:
- a CDS encoding putative bifunctional diguanylate cyclase/phosphodiesterase: MEARTESGSTAAPGPPAVPGLLARVARTLPSGRHLPDEQWHRHHRFVLRTLAALTVVVAGHALVAGHGVLGAGGLTVPVAALGAAAALPFLTRGERANLAAVGLMTAAAVVVHVSGGRTEAHFLFFALLPLAALYATPVPFVLAVGFVALHHFVLGSLLHGSVFVHGQSVAQMALLHAVFILVESWACFVAWRHFEDRRELVERLVSDRTAQLREQRDELLRLAAVVQSTDDAVYTASLDGRVRTWNPGAERLYGHAAAEVIGRHVRCLVAPGQQGLVGPALVALQQQSNVRLERLHRRRDGSVFEALLTVSAIRDEDGTLTGHAAIVRDVTEQKRAQAEAVSNAHRLQEQAGELARLALHDSLTGLANRVLLRDRLEAVLAARRTGPGAVLLLDLDDFKAVNDVHGHGAGDAVLTAVASRLRSCVRPEDTVARLGGDEFVVLVDAARGRDEVGAVAERLIAASNASVPWGPETFEVGCSIGIALLDPADGRDPDEVLRDADIAMYAAKAAGRNRFAVFEPAMHEQVVAQTQLVRDLRTAAGSGQFSLLYQPQVDLRSGRITGAEALARWHHPLHGLVLPDTFIPVAESSGTIDLIDDWALGEACRQLAGWDAAGLPRLQVAVNISARRLARGDLADTVRSSARAAGVDPARLEVEITETATTSCADEAARTLQEVRALGVSIAIDDFGTGHSSFGRLRVLPVDRLKIDRSFVAALDGRAGAGSIAGAMVAMGRSLGLDVVAEGVETAEQLDALRALGCSSVQGWLFGRPVPADEIASLVRAAPPVPALPGRPS, encoded by the coding sequence GTGGAAGCGCGCACCGAGAGCGGGAGCACCGCGGCCCCCGGTCCTCCCGCCGTGCCCGGCCTGCTCGCCCGGGTGGCCCGGACCCTGCCCTCCGGACGCCACCTCCCGGACGAGCAGTGGCACCGGCACCACCGCTTCGTCCTGAGGACCCTGGCCGCGCTGACCGTCGTCGTCGCCGGTCACGCCCTCGTCGCGGGGCACGGCGTCCTCGGCGCCGGCGGGCTCACCGTCCCCGTGGCGGCCCTCGGGGCGGCCGCGGCCCTGCCGTTCCTGACCCGGGGTGAGCGGGCCAACCTCGCGGCCGTCGGGTTGATGACGGCGGCGGCCGTGGTCGTGCACGTCTCGGGTGGGCGCACCGAGGCGCACTTCCTCTTCTTCGCCCTGCTCCCCCTGGCCGCGCTCTACGCGACCCCGGTGCCCTTCGTCCTGGCCGTCGGCTTCGTGGCCCTGCACCACTTCGTGCTCGGCTCCCTGCTGCACGGCTCGGTGTTCGTGCACGGCCAGTCCGTGGCGCAGATGGCGCTGCTGCACGCCGTGTTCATCCTCGTCGAGAGCTGGGCCTGCTTCGTGGCCTGGCGCCACTTCGAGGACCGGCGCGAGCTCGTCGAGCGGCTGGTGTCGGACCGGACCGCGCAGCTGCGGGAACAGCGGGACGAGCTGCTGCGCCTGGCGGCCGTGGTGCAGTCCACGGACGACGCCGTGTACACCGCCTCCCTCGACGGACGGGTCCGGACGTGGAACCCGGGAGCGGAGCGGCTCTACGGCCACGCGGCCGCGGAGGTGATCGGGCGCCACGTCCGCTGCCTGGTGGCCCCGGGGCAGCAGGGCCTGGTCGGCCCTGCGCTGGTGGCCCTGCAGCAGCAGTCCAACGTCCGCCTCGAGCGGCTGCACCGGCGCAGGGACGGCTCGGTCTTCGAGGCGCTCCTGACCGTCTCCGCCATCCGGGACGAGGACGGCACGCTGACCGGGCACGCGGCCATCGTCCGGGACGTCACCGAGCAGAAGCGGGCGCAGGCGGAGGCGGTCAGCAACGCCCACCGCCTCCAGGAGCAGGCGGGGGAGCTGGCGCGGCTCGCCCTGCACGACTCCCTGACCGGGCTGGCCAACCGCGTCCTGCTCCGGGACCGGCTCGAGGCCGTCCTGGCGGCCCGGCGCACCGGTCCCGGCGCCGTCCTGCTGCTCGACCTCGACGACTTCAAGGCCGTCAACGACGTCCACGGCCACGGTGCCGGGGACGCGGTGCTGACGGCCGTCGCCTCCCGGCTGCGGTCGTGCGTGCGGCCGGAGGACACCGTTGCCCGCCTCGGCGGTGACGAGTTCGTGGTGCTCGTCGACGCGGCGCGCGGCCGCGACGAGGTCGGTGCCGTCGCCGAGCGCCTGATCGCCGCGTCCAACGCCTCCGTCCCGTGGGGGCCGGAGACCTTCGAGGTCGGCTGCAGCATCGGGATCGCGCTCCTCGACCCGGCGGACGGCCGGGACCCCGACGAGGTCCTCCGCGACGCCGACATCGCGATGTACGCGGCGAAGGCGGCCGGGCGGAACCGGTTCGCGGTCTTCGAGCCGGCGATGCACGAGCAGGTGGTCGCCCAGACCCAGCTGGTGCGCGACCTGCGCACCGCGGCCGGGAGCGGCCAGTTCTCCCTCCTCTACCAGCCCCAGGTCGACCTGCGCTCCGGCCGGATCACGGGGGCCGAGGCCCTGGCCCGGTGGCACCACCCCCTGCACGGCCTCGTCCTGCCCGACACGTTCATCCCGGTGGCGGAGAGCTCCGGGACGATCGACCTCATCGACGACTGGGCGCTCGGGGAGGCCTGCCGCCAGCTGGCCGGGTGGGACGCCGCCGGGCTCCCGCGGCTGCAGGTCGCGGTCAACATCTCCGCGCGCCGGCTGGCCCGGGGGGACCTCGCGGACACCGTCCGGTCGAGCGCGCGGGCGGCGGGTGTCGACCCCGCCCGGCTCGAGGTCGAGATCACCGAGACGGCCACGACCAGCTGCGCGGACGAGGCGGCCCGCACGCTGCAGGAGGTCCGGGCGCTCGGCGTCTCCATCGCCATCGACGACTTCGGGACGGGCCACTCGTCGTTCGGCCGGCTCCGGGTGCTGCCGGTGGACCGCCTGAAGATCGACCGGTCGTTCGTCGCCGCCCTCGACGGACGCGCGGGCGCCGGGTCGATCGCCGGCGCCATGGTGGCCATGGGCCGCAGCCTGGGGCTCGACGTCGTGGCCGAGGGCGTCGAGACGGCGGAGCAGCTCGACGCCCTGCGGGCCCTGGGGTGCAGCTCCGTGCAGGGCTGGCTGTTCGGCCGGCCCGTCCCGGCCGACGAGATCGCCTCCCTCGTGCGGGCGGCTCCCCCGGTCCCCGCGCTGCCCGGCCGACCCTCCTGA